A window of the Streptomyces sp. NBC_00250 genome harbors these coding sequences:
- a CDS encoding acyltransferase family protein yields the protein MGISARELAAATPASRDRYVDLLRVASLGVVVLGHWLMAAVTGDGQVGNLLAVVPELQVVTWVFQVMPVFFFVGGFSHALAHRSRPQYAAFLRARLQRLLRPTMVFVGVWGAAALVLQLSGADGGLTGVALRLVTQPLWFIGIYLAMVAFTPPLLRLHERWGWGAFAALAGGAVAVDVLRFAVDVPFVEFLNFAFVWLAVHQLGFLRADGMIRRPALLAGGGLLGATALVALGPYPLSMVGMPGEKVSNMAPPTLALLCHGLWLVGAVELLRGPGARLVARAGVWRAVVAANGIAMTAFLWHLTAMLGVYGAMLGLGVELPAPATGAWWAQVPLRFLAAGLLTALLVAAFRRFEAPVPAVPATGEGGPVAAVGITLALLGVLGLSLTGFAGLLDGHSATLIAVPVTAPAAVGLALVGWLLVERAGRGRRTG from the coding sequence TCGATCTGCTTCGGGTCGCCTCGCTCGGCGTCGTGGTGCTCGGACACTGGCTGATGGCGGCCGTCACCGGCGACGGGCAGGTCGGCAACCTGCTCGCCGTCGTGCCCGAACTCCAGGTGGTGACCTGGGTGTTCCAGGTGATGCCGGTGTTCTTCTTCGTCGGGGGCTTCTCGCACGCCCTCGCCCACCGCTCCCGCCCGCAGTACGCGGCCTTCCTGCGGGCCCGGCTCCAGCGGCTGCTGCGGCCGACGATGGTGTTCGTGGGCGTCTGGGGCGCCGCCGCGCTCGTACTGCAGCTGTCGGGGGCGGACGGGGGCCTCACCGGGGTCGCGCTGCGACTCGTCACGCAGCCGCTCTGGTTCATCGGGATCTATCTGGCGATGGTCGCGTTCACACCGCCGCTGCTGAGGCTGCACGAGCGGTGGGGGTGGGGCGCGTTCGCGGCGCTCGCGGGCGGCGCGGTCGCGGTGGACGTGCTGCGGTTCGCCGTGGACGTCCCGTTCGTCGAGTTCCTCAACTTCGCCTTCGTGTGGCTCGCGGTCCACCAGCTCGGCTTCCTGCGCGCCGACGGCATGATCCGCCGCCCGGCCCTGCTCGCGGGCGGCGGCCTGCTCGGCGCGACCGCGCTCGTCGCCCTGGGGCCGTATCCGCTGTCGATGGTGGGGATGCCCGGCGAGAAGGTCTCCAACATGGCCCCGCCGACGCTCGCCCTGCTCTGCCACGGACTGTGGCTGGTCGGCGCGGTCGAGCTGCTCAGGGGCCCGGGGGCGCGGCTCGTCGCCCGCGCCGGGGTGTGGCGCGCGGTGGTCGCTGCCAACGGAATCGCGATGACGGCGTTCCTCTGGCACCTGACGGCGATGCTCGGGGTGTACGGGGCGATGCTCGGCCTCGGTGTGGAGCTGCCCGCCCCGGCGACGGGCGCCTGGTGGGCGCAGGTCCCCCTCCGCTTCCTCGCGGCGGGCCTTCTCACGGCGCTGCTCGTGGCCGCGTTCCGCCGCTTCGAGGCCCCGGTCCCGGCGGTCCCGGCGACCGGTGAGGGCGGCCCGGTGGCGGCGGTCGGCATCACGCTCGCGCTCCTCGGAGTCCTGGGCCTCTCCCTGACGGGCTTCGCGGGACTCCTCGACGGTCACTCGGCCACCCTGATCGCCGTCCCGGTCACGGCCCCGGCGGCCGTCGGCCTCGCCCTCGTGGGCTGGCTCCTGGTGGAGCGGGCGGGGCGGGGCCGGCGGACCGGCTGA
- a CDS encoding ABC-F family ATP-binding cassette domain-containing protein, producing MAVNLVNVEAVSKVYGTRALLDGVSLGVSEGDRIGVVGRNGDGKTTLIRMLAKLEEADTGRVTHSGGLRLGVLTQHDSLDPKATIRHEVIGVMADHEWAGSAKIRDVLTGLFGGLGLPGFENGLDTVIGPLSGGERRRIALAKLLIDDQDLIVLDEPTNHLDVEGISWLAKHLQERRSALVCVTHDRWFLDQVCTRMWDVQRGDVHEYEGGYSDYVFARAERERIAATEETKRQNLMRKELAWLRRGAPARTSKPRYRIEAANELIADVPPPRDTSELMKFANARLGKTVFDLEDVTVTAGPKTLLQHLTWQLGPGDRIGLVGVNGAGKTSLLRALADAAVTQGETQPAAGSITVGKTVRLAYLSQDVTELPATLRVLEAVQQIRDRVDLGKGREMTAGQLCEQFGFSKEKQWTPVGDLSGGERRRLQLLRLLMDEPNVLFLDEPTNDLDIETLTQLEDLLDGWPGSMVVISHDRFFIERTTDRTLALLGDQTLRMLPRGIDEYLERRRKMIEASVPTPAAAPAQTKPGVSAADSRAAKKELQKVERQLDKVSQKEAKLHAQIADNATDFEKVAKLDAELRELVGEREELEMRWLELAEDA from the coding sequence GTGGCCGTCAATCTGGTCAATGTCGAGGCTGTCAGCAAGGTGTACGGCACCCGTGCACTGCTCGACGGCGTCTCGCTCGGCGTCTCCGAGGGGGACCGGATCGGCGTCGTGGGCCGCAACGGCGACGGCAAGACGACCCTCATCCGGATGCTCGCCAAGCTGGAGGAGGCCGACACCGGCCGCGTCACCCACAGCGGCGGGCTCCGCCTCGGCGTGCTCACCCAGCACGACTCGCTGGACCCGAAGGCCACCATCCGGCACGAGGTCATCGGCGTCATGGCCGACCACGAGTGGGCCGGCAGCGCCAAGATCCGCGACGTGCTCACCGGGCTCTTCGGCGGGCTCGGCCTGCCCGGCTTCGAGAACGGCCTCGACACCGTCATCGGCCCGCTCTCCGGTGGCGAGCGCCGCCGGATCGCGCTCGCCAAGCTCCTCATCGACGACCAGGACCTGATCGTCCTCGACGAGCCCACCAACCACCTCGACGTCGAGGGCATCTCCTGGCTCGCCAAGCACCTCCAGGAGCGCCGCTCCGCGCTCGTCTGCGTCACCCACGACCGCTGGTTCCTCGACCAGGTCTGCACCCGCATGTGGGACGTGCAGCGCGGTGACGTCCACGAGTACGAGGGCGGCTACTCCGACTACGTCTTCGCCCGCGCCGAGCGTGAGCGCATCGCCGCCACCGAGGAGACCAAGCGGCAGAACCTGATGCGCAAGGAGCTGGCCTGGCTGCGGCGCGGCGCCCCCGCCCGTACCTCCAAGCCCCGCTACCGCATCGAGGCCGCCAACGAGCTGATCGCCGACGTGCCGCCGCCGCGCGACACCTCCGAGCTGATGAAGTTCGCCAACGCCCGGCTCGGCAAGACCGTCTTCGACCTGGAGGACGTGACCGTCACCGCCGGTCCCAAGACCCTTCTCCAGCACCTCACCTGGCAGCTCGGCCCCGGCGACCGCATCGGCCTCGTCGGCGTCAACGGCGCGGGCAAGACCTCACTCCTGCGCGCCCTCGCGGATGCGGCCGTCACCCAGGGCGAGACGCAGCCCGCGGCCGGCAGCATCACCGTCGGCAAGACCGTCCGGCTCGCCTACCTCTCCCAGGACGTCACCGAACTCCCCGCCACCCTGCGGGTCCTGGAGGCCGTCCAGCAGATCCGCGACCGGGTCGACCTCGGCAAGGGCCGCGAGATGACGGCCGGACAGCTCTGCGAGCAGTTCGGCTTCTCCAAGGAGAAGCAGTGGACGCCGGTCGGCGACCTCTCCGGCGGTGAGCGCCGCCGTCTCCAGCTGCTCCGTCTGCTGATGGACGAGCCGAACGTCCTCTTCCTCGACGAGCCCACCAACGACCTCGACATCGAGACCCTGACCCAGCTGGAGGACCTCCTCGACGGCTGGCCGGGCTCCATGGTCGTCATCTCCCACGACCGGTTCTTCATCGAGCGCACCACCGACCGGACGCTCGCGCTGCTCGGCGACCAGACCCTCCGGATGCTGCCGCGCGGCATCGACGAGTACCTGGAGCGCCGCCGCAAGATGATCGAGGCGTCCGTCCCGACGCCCGCCGCCGCGCCCGCGCAGACCAAGCCCGGCGTCTCCGCCGCGGACTCCCGCGCCGCCAAGAAGGAGCTGCAGAAGGTCGAGCGACAGCTCGACAAGGTCTCCCAGAAGGAGGCCAAACTGCACGCCCAGATCGCCGACAACGCCACCGATTTCGAGAAGGTCGCGAAGCTCGACGCGGAGCTCCGGGAACTCGTGGGTGAGCGCGAGGAATTGGAGATGCGCTGGCTCGAACTGGCCGAGGACGCATAA
- a CDS encoding outer membrane protein assembly factor BamB family protein: MTQPPSNQPPGGFGAPQDPNQGPHQGTPPVPPVPPQAPQTPPPPAGPPPTAPPAAPGPYGQQPQPGYGYPQQGQPGQPGYGQQGQPGAPGPYGQQPPQQPYGYPQQGQQPGYGQQQPGPYGQQQNPYGGYPTQPMYQGAPTPPPSGGGLKGRTGLVAAVAAGAVLVAAVTTWAVVGGGDDEKPIAGPTTTASSSAAPKPTESVDKGDGTGDGDKGGDDDLNAGRQDGEAKVNWLLQNDVDLPRNGADVYGPWIVGDTVVKAMYKGVSGYNLSDGSPKWHVDVPFELCAAPADPSPSGVMVFAYAESAKDGAKCTSLQQIDLKTGKAGWKKAVPKPKGLFAFSDNTLSISGNTVTVSGTSSSYGFSLTDGKQLFTGATTGCKPFAYAGGSKLIAAVDCPSGSTTKKIQGVSQVDPNTGKAKWTFKLEADWEVDRVYSIDPLVVSATQREQKKWTIFALNANGSLRSQIQGGKDKFAPSCGGGFVIFGKNLQGCTGVAADANTFYMATETSYGTPNEVVAFDLKNGKAKWRSKAPDEQSMLPLRMEGGQVLVYVDPSYDKGGAVATIAPTGGAPKIVLQHPASTAQVENNFYSPGYAYGAGTFVVAAGRVSASNDKEEKLVKTMMAFSK, from the coding sequence ATGACCCAGCCGCCCAGCAACCAGCCGCCGGGGGGCTTCGGAGCTCCCCAGGATCCGAACCAGGGCCCCCACCAGGGCACGCCGCCCGTGCCGCCCGTCCCGCCGCAGGCACCGCAGACCCCGCCGCCGCCCGCAGGCCCGCCGCCGACCGCGCCGCCGGCCGCGCCCGGACCGTACGGGCAGCAGCCGCAGCCCGGTTACGGGTACCCGCAGCAGGGCCAGCCCGGCCAGCCCGGTTACGGCCAGCAGGGCCAGCCCGGCGCCCCCGGCCCGTACGGGCAGCAGCCTCCGCAGCAGCCGTACGGCTACCCGCAGCAGGGCCAGCAGCCCGGCTACGGCCAGCAGCAGCCGGGCCCGTACGGCCAGCAGCAGAACCCCTACGGCGGGTACCCCACCCAGCCGATGTACCAGGGCGCCCCCACCCCGCCGCCCTCGGGCGGCGGCCTCAAGGGCCGTACCGGTCTCGTCGCCGCCGTGGCCGCCGGGGCCGTCCTGGTGGCCGCCGTCACCACCTGGGCCGTCGTCGGCGGTGGTGACGACGAGAAGCCGATCGCCGGTCCGACCACCACCGCCTCCTCCTCCGCCGCTCCCAAGCCCACCGAGTCGGTGGACAAGGGTGACGGAACGGGTGACGGGGACAAGGGCGGCGACGACGACCTCAACGCCGGCCGCCAGGACGGCGAGGCCAAGGTCAACTGGCTCCTCCAGAACGACGTCGACCTGCCCCGCAACGGCGCCGACGTCTACGGCCCGTGGATCGTCGGCGACACCGTCGTCAAGGCCATGTACAAGGGCGTCTCCGGCTACAACCTGAGCGACGGCTCCCCGAAGTGGCACGTCGACGTGCCGTTCGAGCTGTGCGCCGCGCCCGCGGACCCCTCGCCGAGCGGCGTCATGGTCTTCGCCTACGCCGAGAGCGCCAAGGACGGCGCCAAGTGCACCTCGCTCCAGCAGATCGACCTGAAGACCGGCAAGGCCGGCTGGAAGAAGGCCGTACCGAAGCCCAAGGGCCTCTTCGCCTTCTCGGACAACACGCTGTCCATCAGCGGCAACACGGTGACCGTCTCCGGCACCAGCAGCTCCTACGGCTTCTCGCTGACCGACGGCAAGCAGCTCTTCACCGGCGCGACGACCGGCTGCAAGCCCTTCGCGTACGCCGGCGGCAGCAAGCTGATCGCCGCCGTGGACTGCCCGTCGGGCAGCACCACCAAGAAGATCCAGGGCGTCAGCCAGGTCGACCCGAACACCGGCAAGGCCAAGTGGACCTTCAAGCTGGAGGCCGACTGGGAGGTGGACCGGGTCTACTCGATCGACCCGCTGGTCGTCTCCGCCACCCAGCGCGAGCAGAAGAAGTGGACCATCTTCGCGCTCAACGCCAACGGTTCGCTCCGCTCGCAGATCCAGGGCGGCAAGGACAAGTTCGCCCCCTCCTGCGGCGGCGGGTTCGTCATCTTCGGCAAGAACCTCCAGGGCTGCACGGGTGTCGCCGCCGACGCGAACACCTTCTACATGGCCACCGAGACCTCGTACGGCACGCCCAACGAGGTCGTCGCCTTCGACCTGAAGAACGGCAAGGCCAAGTGGCGCTCCAAGGCGCCCGATGAGCAGTCCATGCTCCCGCTCCGCATGGAGGGCGGCCAGGTCCTGGTGTACGTGGACCCGTCGTACGACAAGGGCGGCGCCGTCGCGACGATCGCCCCGACCGGCGGTGCGCCGAAGATCGTGCTCCAGCACCCGGCGTCGACGGCCCAGGTCGAGAACAACTTCTACAGCCCGGGCTACGCGTACGGCGCCGGCACCTTCGTCGTGGCGGCCGGGCGCGTCTCCGCGTCGAACGACAAGGAAGAAAAGCTGGTCAAGACGATGATGGCCTTCAGCAAGTGA
- a CDS encoding outer membrane protein assembly factor BamB family protein codes for MTQPPPPPPNQPPDPQGGFGAPTPPPAQQPEPGYGYPQPQQPQQPDQGYGYPQQAPDQGYGYPQQPYGQPQQQPDQGYGYPAQPPTQPQQPYGAAGYQQPAQPPYGYPPQPQQPYGGYQQPATAAVPAVAGGGRKLSAQLQIVIAAVVAVVLIVGVGIWYANSGDGGGKDDEAKGTAGTSQGATGDGGSGDTKGIGGGGKEKAPANTKAKKAFQLEPPVVPDITDVSGSWLTDTAYVKTGVNSVVAHDRDKGTVLWTLPLTGQVCGSSRHLTEDNKLAILFEAKKRVAPRYYQQCTEVGLVDLNTGKLLWSTSVTGGTGGDEKVRFGEVTVSGKTVAAGGGDGGAAFDIANGNPRWKPQANDQNCFDLGYGGGAGLVAVRKCGPYEAQYVMIQNLDPMTGAPVSQFKMPTGVKYASIVSTKPLVVAADVGESAGDGSGISDFFSLDEKTGKLKVKITADAEQYGARCRSTKVESCTQALVGNGRLYVPTEDHEGSTGEFGDETNELIAFDLATGKTAPEKADAGDKYTLVPLRMDGGNIIAYKEPPYDKGGQIVSVDGGTMKETLLLENPSNSTIRSLEKAFSPDYSEILYGDGRLFMSDMMLSKPRASASPTDKEYLAVSFSNR; via the coding sequence ATGACGCAGCCACCCCCTCCTCCACCGAACCAGCCCCCGGACCCGCAGGGCGGCTTCGGCGCGCCGACGCCGCCCCCGGCGCAGCAGCCGGAGCCCGGCTACGGCTACCCGCAGCCGCAGCAGCCGCAGCAGCCGGACCAGGGGTACGGGTACCCGCAGCAGGCACCGGACCAGGGTTACGGCTATCCGCAGCAGCCGTACGGTCAGCCGCAGCAGCAGCCGGACCAGGGCTACGGATACCCGGCGCAGCCGCCCACGCAGCCGCAGCAGCCCTACGGGGCCGCCGGATACCAGCAGCCGGCCCAGCCCCCGTACGGCTATCCGCCCCAGCCGCAGCAGCCCTACGGCGGGTACCAGCAGCCCGCCACGGCCGCGGTCCCGGCCGTGGCGGGCGGCGGCAGGAAGCTGTCGGCACAGCTCCAGATCGTCATCGCGGCGGTCGTCGCCGTCGTCCTGATCGTCGGTGTCGGCATCTGGTACGCCAACTCCGGTGACGGCGGGGGCAAGGACGACGAGGCCAAGGGCACGGCCGGCACCTCGCAGGGCGCCACCGGCGACGGTGGTTCCGGTGACACCAAGGGCATCGGTGGCGGCGGCAAGGAGAAGGCGCCGGCGAACACCAAGGCGAAGAAGGCCTTCCAGCTGGAGCCGCCGGTGGTCCCGGACATCACCGATGTCTCGGGTTCCTGGCTCACCGACACGGCGTACGTGAAGACGGGCGTCAACTCGGTCGTCGCCCACGACCGTGACAAGGGCACCGTCCTGTGGACGCTGCCCCTGACCGGTCAGGTCTGCGGCAGCTCGCGTCATCTGACCGAGGACAACAAGCTGGCGATCCTCTTCGAGGCCAAGAAGCGGGTCGCGCCGCGCTACTACCAGCAGTGCACCGAGGTCGGCCTGGTCGACCTGAACACGGGCAAGCTGCTGTGGTCCACCTCGGTCACCGGCGGCACCGGCGGGGACGAGAAGGTCCGGTTCGGCGAGGTCACGGTCAGCGGGAAGACGGTCGCGGCCGGCGGCGGTGACGGCGGCGCAGCCTTCGACATCGCCAACGGCAATCCGCGCTGGAAGCCGCAGGCCAACGACCAGAACTGCTTCGACCTGGGGTACGGCGGCGGCGCGGGTCTCGTCGCGGTCCGCAAGTGCGGCCCGTACGAGGCCCAGTACGTGATGATCCAGAACCTCGACCCGATGACGGGCGCCCCGGTCTCGCAGTTCAAGATGCCGACCGGTGTGAAGTACGCGTCGATCGTCTCCACCAAGCCGCTGGTCGTCGCGGCCGACGTCGGCGAGAGCGCCGGCGACGGCAGTGGCATCTCGGACTTCTTCTCCCTCGACGAGAAGACCGGGAAGCTGAAGGTGAAGATCACGGCGGACGCCGAACAGTACGGGGCCCGCTGCCGGTCGACCAAGGTCGAGTCCTGCACGCAGGCGCTCGTCGGCAACGGCCGGCTGTACGTGCCGACCGAGGATCACGAGGGCTCCACCGGCGAGTTCGGCGACGAGACGAACGAGCTGATCGCCTTCGACCTGGCGACGGGGAAGACGGCGCCGGAGAAGGCGGACGCGGGCGACAAGTACACCCTGGTCCCGCTCCGCATGGACGGCGGCAACATCATCGCGTACAAGGAACCGCCCTACGACAAGGGCGGGCAGATCGTCTCGGTCGACGGCGGCACGATGAAGGAGACGCTCCTCCTGGAGAACCCGTCGAACTCCACCATCCGGAGCCTGGAGAAGGCCTTCTCCCCGGACTACTCGGAGATCCTGTACGGCGACGGGCGGCTGTTCATGTCCGACATGATGCTCTCCAAGCCGCGGGCGTCGGCTTCGCCGACCGACAAGGAGTATCTGGCGGTGTCGTTCAGCAATCGCTGA
- a CDS encoding response regulator transcription factor yields MGVRLVVVDDHRLLAEALASALKLRGHRVLAAAAPVAGAAELVVSRAPEVCLLGTAAPAEPGAFDVVVRIKRERPQVAVVVLGPVPSPRGIAAAFAAGASGYVRHDERIEGVERALVKARAGESAVAPQLLQSAFAELLHPSVQPDDEGQRLLRLLTQREVEVLVRVAEGEDTRLIAEGMRIAPSTARTHVQRVLMKLGVGSRLEAAALAARTGLLDRALPGPRRSS; encoded by the coding sequence ATGGGCGTACGGCTCGTGGTGGTGGACGACCACCGCCTGCTCGCGGAGGCGCTCGCCTCGGCACTGAAGCTGCGCGGGCACCGGGTGCTCGCGGCGGCCGCGCCGGTGGCCGGGGCGGCGGAGCTGGTGGTGAGCCGGGCGCCGGAGGTCTGCCTCCTGGGCACGGCGGCCCCGGCCGAGCCGGGGGCCTTCGACGTGGTCGTCCGGATCAAGCGGGAGCGGCCGCAGGTGGCGGTGGTCGTCCTCGGGCCGGTGCCCTCGCCGCGCGGTATCGCGGCGGCCTTCGCGGCCGGGGCCTCGGGATACGTCCGGCACGACGAGCGCATCGAGGGCGTCGAGCGCGCCCTGGTGAAGGCCAGGGCGGGGGAGTCGGCGGTGGCCCCGCAGCTGCTCCAGTCGGCCTTCGCGGAGCTGCTCCACCCCTCGGTGCAGCCGGACGACGAGGGTCAGCGGCTGCTGCGGCTGCTGACCCAGCGGGAGGTGGAGGTCCTCGTCCGGGTCGCGGAGGGGGAGGACACCCGGCTGATCGCGGAGGGCATGAGGATCGCGCCGAGCACCGCCCGGACGCATGTGCAGCGGGTCCTGATGAAGCTGGGGGTGGGGTCGCGCCTTGAGGCGGCGGCCCTCGCGGCCCGCACGGGGCTGCTCGACCGCGCGCTGCCGGGGCCGCGGCGATCCTCCTGA
- the galT gene encoding galactose-1-phosphate uridylyltransferase gives MKKTVTTLADGRELIYYDTRDDAVRTAVDTRPLDPVASATELRYDELLGDSVAVASHRQGRTYHPPVGECPLCPSADGRQSEIPAPDYEVAVFENRFPTLAGESGRCEVVCFTADHEASFADLSPERAALVLDAWIDRTTELAERPGVEQVYCFENRGAEIGVTLAHPHGQIYAYPSATPRTALMRRRAAEHRARTGGNLFDDVLARERADAERIVLETEHWIAFVPYAAHWPYEVHLYPTRRVPDLRALDEAARTEFPQIYLELLRRFDRIFGPGEPPTPYISAWHQAPFTGEDREEFGLHLELFTVRRTAGRLKYLAGTESGMSAFSNDVPPETAARRLREVASK, from the coding sequence GTGAAGAAGACCGTCACCACGCTCGCCGACGGGCGCGAGCTGATCTACTACGACACGCGTGACGACGCCGTCCGCACCGCCGTCGACACCCGGCCGCTCGACCCCGTCGCCTCGGCCACCGAGCTCCGGTACGACGAGCTCCTCGGGGACTCCGTCGCCGTCGCCTCGCACCGCCAGGGCCGGACGTACCACCCGCCCGTGGGGGAGTGCCCCCTCTGCCCGTCCGCCGACGGACGGCAGAGCGAGATCCCGGCCCCCGACTACGAGGTCGCCGTCTTCGAGAACCGCTTCCCCACCCTCGCCGGGGAGTCCGGCCGCTGCGAGGTCGTCTGCTTCACCGCCGACCACGAGGCCTCCTTCGCCGACCTCAGCCCCGAGCGCGCCGCGCTGGTGCTCGACGCCTGGATCGACCGGACCACCGAACTCGCCGAGCGGCCCGGCGTCGAGCAGGTGTACTGCTTCGAGAACCGCGGCGCGGAGATCGGCGTCACCCTCGCCCACCCGCACGGGCAGATCTACGCCTACCCGTCCGCCACGCCCCGGACCGCCCTCATGCGGCGCCGCGCGGCCGAGCACCGGGCCCGCACCGGCGGCAACCTCTTCGACGACGTCCTCGCCCGGGAACGCGCCGACGCCGAGCGGATCGTCCTGGAGACCGAGCACTGGATCGCCTTCGTGCCGTACGCCGCCCACTGGCCGTACGAGGTCCACCTCTACCCGACCCGCCGGGTGCCCGACCTGCGCGCGCTCGACGAGGCGGCCCGCACAGAGTTCCCACAGATCTATCTGGAACTCTTGAGGCGCTTCGACCGGATCTTCGGACCGGGGGAGCCGCCCACGCCGTACATCTCCGCCTGGCACCAGGCGCCGTTCACCGGCGAGGACCGCGAGGAGTTCGGGCTCCACCTGGAACTCTTCACCGTCCGTCGGACGGCCGGCAGGCTCAAGTACCTCGCGGGCACGGAGTCCGGCATGAGCGCGTTCAGCAACGACGTACCGCCGGAGACGGCGGCCCGGCGACTCCGAGAGGTGGCAAGCAAGTGA
- the galE gene encoding UDP-glucose 4-epimerase GalE: MTEAVKKYLVTGGAGYVGSVVAAHLLERGHRVTVLDDLSTGFAEAVPAGAEFIEGRVQDAAKWLDDSYDGVLHFAAFSQVGESVADPGKYWENNVGGTMALLAALRSAGVRKLVFSSTAATYGEPETVPITETAPTAPTSPYGASKLAVDHMIGGECTAHGLAAVSLRYFNVAGAYGSLGERHEPESHLIPLVLQVALGRREAISVYGEDYPTPDGTCVRDYIHVADLAEAHLLALDAMTADTVPAGEHLICNLGNGNGFSVREVVETVRKVTGHPIPEITAPRRAGDPAVLVASAGAARERLGWTPSRPDLADVVAAAWAFARQQHEGGRA; this comes from the coding sequence GTGACCGAGGCCGTGAAGAAGTACCTGGTGACCGGAGGGGCCGGATACGTGGGCAGCGTCGTCGCCGCCCACCTCCTGGAGCGGGGCCACCGGGTCACCGTCCTCGACGACCTCTCCACCGGCTTCGCCGAAGCCGTCCCGGCAGGTGCCGAGTTCATCGAGGGCCGCGTCCAGGACGCCGCGAAGTGGCTCGACGACTCCTACGACGGCGTCCTGCACTTCGCCGCCTTCTCCCAGGTCGGCGAGTCCGTCGCCGATCCCGGGAAGTACTGGGAGAACAACGTCGGCGGCACCATGGCCCTGCTCGCCGCCCTGCGCTCCGCCGGGGTCCGCAAGCTGGTCTTCTCCTCCACCGCCGCCACCTACGGCGAGCCGGAGACGGTGCCGATCACCGAGACCGCGCCGACCGCCCCCACCAGCCCGTACGGGGCGAGCAAGCTCGCCGTCGACCACATGATCGGCGGGGAGTGCACCGCCCACGGCCTGGCCGCCGTCTCGCTGCGCTACTTCAACGTGGCGGGGGCGTACGGCTCCCTCGGCGAGCGGCACGAGCCCGAGTCGCACCTGATCCCGCTCGTCCTCCAGGTCGCCCTCGGCCGGCGCGAGGCGATCTCCGTGTACGGCGAGGACTACCCGACCCCCGACGGCACCTGCGTCCGCGACTACATCCACGTCGCCGACCTCGCCGAGGCCCACCTCCTCGCGCTCGACGCCATGACCGCGGACACCGTGCCGGCCGGCGAGCACCTGATCTGCAACCTGGGCAACGGCAACGGCTTCTCCGTCCGTGAGGTCGTCGAGACCGTACGGAAGGTCACCGGGCACCCGATCCCGGAGATCACCGCCCCCCGCCGGGCCGGCGACCCCGCCGTCCTCGTCGCCTCCGCCGGGGCCGCCCGCGAACGGCTCGGCTGGACGCCGTCCCGCCCGGACCTCGCCGACGTCGTCGCCGCCGCCTGGGCCTTCGCCCGGCAGCAGCACGAGGGGGGACGCGCATGA
- the galK gene encoding galactokinase yields the protein MSVAADFEALYGAAPDGVWAAPGRVNLIGEYTDFNDGFVLPLALPHTTVAAVSRRDDGVLRLHSADIDGGIVQLAVDSLEPLSGGGWAAYPAGVVWALREAGHPVAGADVHLTSTVPTGAGLSSSAALEVVTALALNDLFGLGLSRPELAELAQRAENAFVGVPCGVMDQMASACAEEGHALHLDTRDLSYRQVPFDLAREGLRLLVVDTRVKHALGDGAYAERRAGCEAGARALGARALRDVSAAHLSESLALLGDETILRYVRHVVTDNARVERTIALLDAGDTRAVGPVLTEGHASLRDDLRVSCPELDLVVEAANAAGALGARMTGGGFGGSALVLVDTDRADAVAAAVEKAFAGAGYAAPGIFPAIPSAGARRL from the coding sequence ATGAGCGTCGCCGCCGACTTCGAGGCGCTGTACGGCGCCGCCCCCGACGGTGTCTGGGCCGCCCCCGGGCGGGTCAACCTCATCGGGGAGTACACCGACTTCAACGACGGCTTCGTGCTGCCGCTCGCCCTGCCGCACACCACCGTCGCCGCCGTCTCCCGCCGTGACGACGGGGTGCTGCGCCTGCACTCCGCCGACATCGACGGCGGCATCGTCCAGCTGGCGGTCGACTCCCTCGAACCGCTCTCCGGCGGCGGCTGGGCGGCCTACCCGGCCGGTGTCGTCTGGGCGCTGCGGGAGGCCGGGCACCCGGTGGCGGGCGCGGACGTCCACCTCACCTCGACCGTGCCGACCGGCGCCGGGCTGTCCTCCTCGGCGGCCCTGGAGGTCGTCACCGCGCTCGCCCTGAACGACCTGTTCGGCCTCGGGCTCTCCCGGCCCGAACTCGCCGAGCTCGCCCAGCGCGCCGAGAACGCCTTCGTCGGCGTCCCCTGCGGTGTGATGGACCAGATGGCCTCCGCCTGCGCCGAGGAGGGCCACGCCCTCCATCTGGACACCCGGGACCTCTCGTACCGTCAGGTCCCCTTCGACCTGGCCCGGGAGGGGCTGCGGCTGCTCGTCGTCGACACCCGGGTGAAGCACGCGCTCGGGGACGGCGCGTACGCCGAGCGGCGCGCCGGGTGCGAAGCAGGTGCGCGGGCGCTCGGCGCCCGGGCCCTGCGCGACGTGAGCGCCGCGCATCTATCCGAATCCCTCGCACTCCTGGGCGACGAGACGATTCTGCGTTACGTGCGGCACGTCGTCACCGACAACGCCCGCGTGGAGCGGACGATCGCGTTGCTGGACGCCGGGGACACCCGGGCCGTCGGTCCCGTCCTCACCGAGGGGCACGCCTCCCTCCGGGACGATCTGCGGGTCTCCTGCCCCGAGCTGGACCTAGTCGTCGAGGCGGCGAACGCCGCCGGGGCGCTCGGCGCCCGGATGACCGGCGGCGGCTTCGGCGGTTCGGCCCTGGTCCTGGTCGACACCGACCGGGCGGACGCGGTCGCCGCCGCCGTCGAGAAGGCCTTCGCCGGGGCCGGATACGCGGCCCCCGGCATCTTCCCGGCCATCCCCTCGGCAGGCGCCCGCCGACTCTGA